One Lentibacillus cibarius DNA window includes the following coding sequences:
- a CDS encoding ThiF family adenylyltransferase, producing MDLTRYSRQMLFKPIQEKGQQKLAESSVLIVGAGALGTVIGNQLVRAGIGKVRLIDRDYVEWSNLQRQMLFDEDDVIEVVPKAIAAKRKLEKINSQVSIEAIVGNMSLENVDGLLEGMDVVLDGTDNFSTRFLLNDACFQKEIPFSYGGVVSSRGMTAFFIPNVTPCLRCIVDEGAGGGQTCDMVGVISTAVDIVASHQVTETLKFLTGNQEALRNSLRTFDIWSNYQYDMKLSTSDQGCPVCKKRDYPSLKKSAKAEETVLCGRDTVQIHRKSAIDLEHWEKSLATTASVQRTPFLLKATFTEGFDLVLFKDGRVLVQGTEDPVQARSWYDRYIGS from the coding sequence GTGGATTTAACACGGTATTCACGACAAATGCTGTTTAAGCCGATTCAGGAAAAAGGGCAACAAAAATTAGCGGAGAGTTCTGTGCTTATTGTTGGGGCTGGTGCCCTTGGTACGGTTATTGGCAATCAGCTGGTCCGCGCAGGTATCGGCAAGGTACGCTTGATTGATCGCGATTATGTGGAATGGAGTAACTTGCAGCGACAAATGCTGTTTGATGAGGACGATGTCATAGAAGTTGTGCCAAAAGCTATTGCAGCAAAAAGAAAATTGGAAAAAATAAATAGTCAGGTATCAATAGAAGCTATCGTTGGCAATATGTCACTTGAAAATGTAGACGGTTTGTTGGAAGGTATGGATGTCGTTCTTGATGGTACAGATAATTTTTCAACACGCTTTTTATTAAATGATGCTTGTTTTCAAAAGGAAATTCCGTTTTCCTATGGTGGGGTGGTTAGTTCGCGAGGAATGACAGCTTTCTTTATTCCTAATGTAACCCCGTGCCTGCGATGTATTGTAGATGAAGGTGCAGGCGGTGGACAAACATGTGACATGGTAGGTGTTATTTCGACAGCGGTTGATATCGTTGCTTCCCATCAGGTGACAGAAACACTAAAGTTTTTAACTGGTAATCAGGAGGCGCTTCGGAATTCACTAAGAACGTTTGATATTTGGTCAAACTACCAGTATGATATGAAGTTATCAACATCTGATCAGGGCTGTCCGGTGTGCAAAAAACGCGATTATCCATCATTGAAAAAATCGGCAAAGGCTGAAGAAACTGTTTTATGTGGGCGTGATACCGTTCAGATTCACCGTAAGTCCGCCATAGACCTTGAACACTGGGAGAAAAGTCTTGCCACTACGGCTTCCGTACAACGTACCCCATTTTTACTAAAAGCTACTTTCACAGAAGGATTTGATTTGGTGCTATTCAAAGATGGGCGGGTTCTTGTTCAAGGAACGGAGGACCCTGTACAGGCGCGGAGTTGGTATGACCGTTATATTGGCTCCTGA
- a CDS encoding rhomboid family intramembrane serine protease, translating to MELEEKYRMYDLAYQLTGAADFEVLDFSDNEIWLTRKSGKVSKVVRLYHGGFDWKNHMKNDIAQVFQKTKSIKRLLRGKQIDIHNVYIATYAPVDDWEILKKPMQLQDKHQIKMYVYYLSDQERNDELQRLQSAIEIKLQDIPASISEEEMSEGIDYYLKRLAEDKNRKQQEMENLFTNGRPMFTYILLAVNLLVFALLSISGGSTSTETLIRFGAKYNPAIIENGQWWRIVSSMFLHIGVLHLAMNMLAVYYLGAIVERLFGTARFILIYFLAGIGGGLASFAFTENISAGASGALFGLFGSLLFFGVIHKKIFFQTIGMNLLVIIGINILFGLMAPQIDNGAHMGGLLAGFIASAVVHLPGKRTALMQILALILYVLFTAGLVSYGVNHNITSPAYQLMNAQLLNDDGKYEAVIDAATTELTKDDDLDSDLESQLLFQRSYAYIQLGKINPAIDDLELSAELNKQFTEAHYNLAILYAEKGNEKEAARHIRTAYQLTPDEQEIRRMYEQITGETVE from the coding sequence ATGGAACTGGAAGAAAAATATCGAATGTACGATCTGGCATACCAATTGACTGGTGCAGCAGACTTTGAGGTGCTTGACTTCAGTGACAATGAAATTTGGTTAACACGGAAGTCCGGTAAAGTCTCCAAAGTTGTCCGTCTTTATCATGGTGGCTTTGATTGGAAAAATCATATGAAAAACGATATAGCACAAGTTTTTCAAAAAACAAAATCTATAAAGCGTTTGTTACGTGGAAAGCAAATTGACATACATAATGTTTATATCGCGACATATGCCCCCGTAGATGATTGGGAAATATTAAAAAAACCAATGCAACTGCAAGATAAACACCAAATAAAAATGTATGTATACTATTTGTCTGACCAGGAAAGGAATGACGAATTACAACGGTTGCAGTCTGCAATTGAAATAAAACTGCAAGATATACCGGCATCGATTTCTGAGGAGGAAATGAGCGAGGGTATTGACTATTACTTAAAACGATTGGCTGAAGACAAGAACAGAAAGCAACAGGAGATGGAAAATCTGTTTACAAATGGCAGACCAATGTTCACGTATATTTTGTTGGCTGTCAATTTGCTCGTATTTGCACTGCTTTCTATCAGTGGAGGCAGTACATCGACCGAAACATTAATTCGATTCGGGGCAAAGTACAATCCGGCTATCATCGAAAATGGTCAATGGTGGCGGATCGTTAGCTCGATGTTCTTGCATATCGGTGTTTTGCATTTGGCCATGAATATGCTGGCGGTTTATTATTTGGGAGCGATAGTTGAGCGACTGTTCGGAACCGCCCGATTCATCCTAATTTATTTTTTGGCGGGAATTGGTGGTGGATTGGCAAGCTTTGCGTTCACGGAAAATATATCAGCAGGTGCGTCCGGGGCATTGTTCGGACTATTCGGCTCCTTGTTGTTTTTCGGTGTGATTCATAAGAAAATCTTTTTTCAGACGATAGGAATGAATCTACTGGTAATTATCGGCATCAATATTTTATTTGGGCTTATGGCTCCACAAATTGACAATGGTGCGCATATGGGTGGTTTATTAGCCGGTTTTATTGCTTCGGCTGTCGTACATTTGCCCGGGAAACGAACAGCTCTTATGCAAATTCTTGCACTTATTCTTTATGTACTATTTACAGCCGGACTCGTTTCCTATGGGGTTAACCACAATATAACAAGTCCAGCGTATCAGCTTATGAATGCACAGCTGTTAAATGATGATGGAAAATATGAAGCGGTCATTGATGCAGCCACAACTGAGCTTACAAAAGATGATGATCTAGACAGTGATTTAGAAAGCCAATTACTATTCCAGCGCTCCTATGCATACATTCAATTGGGAAAAATCAATCCCGCGATTGACGATCTCGAGCTTTCGGCTGAACTGAATAAGCAATTTACAGAAGCACACTATAATTTGGCCATATTGTATGCTGAAAAAGGTAATGAGAAAGAGGCAGCCAGGCATATTCGGACTGCATATCAACTTACACCTGACGAACAGGAAATTCGGCGGATGTATGAACAAATAACAGGAGAAACAGTTGAATAA
- a CDS encoding spore germination protein yields MEKEKQPVFSSYAKNVSYMKERLAVEKSFDVIHLDLEYAGRNMALFLIDGFAKDEILHYIMKLLADLEPEQLEPDPLEKLFKTYIPYIEVDHVKDLNQASDLVLGGPAALVVEGIDEVIMIDARTYPVRSPDEPDLERVTRGPRDGFVETIVFNTALTRRRVRDRSLRMEYLQIGRRSMTDVAVCYLEDIADQDRVEDLKGVLQDIDTDGLPMAEKTVEEFISGRHWNPYPTVRYTERPDTAASHLYEGHVLVIIDGSPSVMITPATFWHHLQHAEEYRQKPVIGAYLRFVRYIAVFASILLLPLYYLLSTNPDFLPANISFIGPNEEGALPLLLQFFLAELGIDMLRMAAVHIPSSLATALGLVAAIMIGQVAVEVGLFSNEVILYLAIAAIGTYATPSYELSLANRLVRLFLLAVTGIFGAIGYVVGITFWLLYLIRMSAFQTAYFWPLIPFSYRAFRGMFIRSPVPLKNRRPVFLNPQDPDR; encoded by the coding sequence ATGGAAAAAGAAAAACAACCGGTATTTTCTTCATATGCGAAAAATGTTTCCTATATGAAGGAAAGGCTGGCTGTTGAAAAGAGTTTTGACGTTATCCATTTGGATTTGGAATATGCCGGTAGAAATATGGCACTTTTCTTAATTGATGGATTTGCCAAAGATGAAATTCTGCATTATATTATGAAATTACTGGCAGATCTTGAGCCGGAGCAGCTTGAACCGGATCCACTGGAAAAGTTGTTTAAAACCTATATTCCGTATATCGAAGTCGATCATGTAAAAGATTTAAACCAGGCTTCGGACTTGGTTCTTGGTGGACCTGCTGCACTTGTTGTTGAAGGTATCGATGAAGTCATTATGATTGATGCCCGGACATATCCGGTCAGATCACCGGATGAGCCGGATTTGGAACGAGTTACCCGTGGGCCGAGAGACGGCTTCGTCGAAACAATTGTGTTCAACACTGCTCTGACAAGAAGAAGAGTGCGAGACCGTTCGCTTCGGATGGAATATTTACAAATAGGCCGTCGTTCTATGACGGATGTTGCTGTCTGTTATTTGGAAGATATTGCTGACCAGGATCGGGTAGAGGATCTAAAAGGTGTATTACAAGACATCGATACAGATGGATTGCCCATGGCTGAAAAAACTGTAGAGGAATTTATAAGCGGCCGGCATTGGAACCCATATCCCACAGTACGTTACACGGAAAGACCAGATACTGCAGCCTCTCATTTATATGAAGGGCATGTACTCGTTATTATTGATGGTTCGCCAAGTGTAATGATTACCCCGGCAACCTTTTGGCACCATTTACAGCATGCAGAAGAATACCGGCAAAAGCCGGTTATTGGAGCTTATTTACGATTTGTACGCTATATCGCAGTGTTTGCATCTATTCTTCTTTTGCCGCTGTATTATTTGTTATCCACTAACCCGGACTTTCTTCCAGCAAATATTTCTTTTATAGGTCCGAATGAAGAAGGGGCGCTACCGCTTTTACTGCAGTTTTTCTTGGCCGAACTGGGAATTGATATGCTTAGGATGGCAGCGGTACATATACCGTCATCACTAGCCACAGCACTCGGACTTGTCGCGGCCATTATGATCGGACAAGTCGCAGTCGAAGTTGGTCTGTTTTCCAATGAGGTTATTCTTTATTTGGCTATTGCCGCGATTGGAACATATGCAACACCAAGTTACGAATTGAGTTTGGCAAATAGGCTTGTTCGGCTTTTTCTCCTGGCAGTTACCGGAATTTTCGGTGCAATAGGCTATGTGGTTGGTATTACATTCTGGTTACTTTATCTCATACGCATGTCAGCATTTCAGACTGCTTATTTTTGGCCGTTGATTCCATTTTCCTACCGGGCATTCCGGGGCATGTTTATCCGTTCACCAGTTCCGCTTAAAAACCGCAGACCTGTGTTTTTGAACCCACAAGACCCGGATCGCTGA
- a CDS encoding competence type IV pilus minor pilin ComGF, which translates to MPKKEKKNYVYMDIRPNEKGFTFIESLLTISILLMTLPFIGYVVKGTDFATDYKPLAVQQFFYFLRDEVIRSPDVTIQSSKLLLQQQNGTTATIIKHGDRVIRKVDGKGFEIFLQDLRGVRFNRVPYGVRVSIITTDGNQYEKDIIIYR; encoded by the coding sequence ATGCCCAAAAAAGAGAAGAAAAATTATGTTTATATGGATATCCGGCCAAATGAAAAAGGTTTTACATTTATCGAATCGCTACTAACAATCAGTATCCTTTTAATGACACTCCCTTTTATCGGGTATGTTGTAAAAGGAACGGATTTCGCGACCGACTATAAACCATTAGCAGTACAACAATTTTTTTACTTTTTAAGAGATGAAGTAATTAGGTCACCCGATGTAACAATTCAATCATCGAAATTATTGCTCCAGCAGCAGAACGGCACAACCGCTACCATAATAAAACATGGTGACAGGGTAATCCGAAAAGTTGATGGGAAAGGCTTCGAGATTTTTTTACAGGATCTACGGGGGGTTCGTTTCAATCGGGTTCCATATGGTGTGCGTGTGTCAATCATAACTACAGATGGGAATCAGTATGAAAAAGATATTATCATCTACCGCTGA
- a CDS encoding 5-formyltetrahydrofolate cyclo-ligase, with product MFKLDKKNLRKKAITLLKNIPDSERRKIEQKLKDNLVTTDAWKNAEVIGITVSKGFEWDTKPIIETAWQEGKTVCVPKCLPKERKLDFYVLDTYEQLETVFHDLLEPNPDATERVDKEMIDLLVVPGLLFDNSGFRIGFGGGYYDRFLTDFSNRKLSLASTKQIVEHFPSDSFDIPVESIITENGILF from the coding sequence GTGTTTAAGCTGGATAAGAAAAACTTACGAAAAAAAGCGATTACGCTACTGAAAAATATACCGGACTCGGAACGACGGAAAATTGAACAAAAACTTAAAGATAATCTTGTTACAACGGATGCATGGAAAAATGCAGAGGTTATCGGCATAACCGTATCCAAAGGTTTTGAATGGGATACAAAACCGATTATCGAAACAGCTTGGCAGGAAGGAAAAACGGTCTGTGTACCCAAATGTTTGCCCAAAGAACGAAAACTTGATTTTTATGTTTTGGATACATACGAGCAGCTCGAGACGGTTTTTCATGATCTTTTGGAGCCAAATCCCGATGCTACGGAAAGGGTGGACAAGGAAATGATCGATTTACTAGTTGTACCAGGTCTTCTATTTGATAATAGTGGTTTTCGGATTGGTTTCGGTGGTGGCTACTATGATCGTTTTCTGACCGACTTTTCAAATAGAAAACTGTCGCTGGCTTCAACAAAACAAATTGTTGAACACTTTCCATCTGATTCGTTTGATATCCCCGTCGAAAGCATAATAACTGAAAACGGCATACTTTTTTAG
- a CDS encoding DUF2759 family protein yields the protein MVLGIIFLLVALLAVVSVIRQIRIKNLFALAFSALAVLVFGFFSIATIITELGII from the coding sequence ATGGTATTAGGCATTATCTTTTTGCTTGTTGCTTTATTAGCAGTTGTATCTGTCATTCGGCAAATACGGATTAAAAATTTATTTGCCCTAGCTTTTTCAGCATTGGCTGTATTAGTCTTTGGATTTTTCTCCATTGCAACGATTATAACAGAATTAGGTATTATATAA
- the comGG gene encoding competence type IV pilus minor pilin ComGG → MKKILSSTAEQKGFILPYVLFFIAIAFIAITFNVNLYRDEVQITKNQTEQLKIETLLQMGRTRFKDEVASDTEIPNPVVYHFPVGNVKIRYAEPHEQKYHLYISIQTDTFATLSITNQLRILNE, encoded by the coding sequence ATGAAAAAGATATTATCATCTACCGCTGAACAAAAGGGGTTCATCCTCCCTTACGTCCTTTTCTTCATAGCCATTGCGTTCATTGCCATCACGTTCAACGTTAACCTGTATCGTGATGAGGTCCAAATCACCAAGAACCAAACAGAACAGTTAAAAATCGAAACATTGCTGCAAATGGGACGGACACGTTTTAAAGACGAAGTTGCAAGTGATACTGAGATACCCAATCCAGTCGTTTATCACTTCCCGGTTGGAAACGTTAAAATCCGTTATGCTGAACCGCACGAACAAAAATATCACCTTTATATTTCCATCCAAACAGATACGTTCGCTACATTAAGCATAACTAACCAACTGCGGATATTAAATGAATAA
- a CDS encoding type II secretion system protein, translated as MKNNKGFTLIETIVATSLVMMVIVSLIPAVNILSKERMSLQQKRSISNELHSELQSYVWTDRHPRLPVHFVKEIKGVRAVFSFTAERELLKGCVTWTNAQKREEKLCLYGYPAK; from the coding sequence TTGAAGAACAATAAAGGATTCACGTTAATCGAAACCATTGTTGCAACAAGTCTTGTCATGATGGTGATCGTATCACTCATTCCTGCTGTAAATATTTTATCGAAAGAAAGGATGAGTTTACAGCAAAAGCGAAGTATTAGCAATGAGTTGCACAGTGAGCTGCAATCCTATGTATGGACTGATCGTCACCCCAGACTTCCTGTCCATTTTGTGAAAGAAATAAAAGGGGTACGTGCTGTGTTTTCCTTTACTGCAGAAAGAGAGCTTTTGAAAGGATGTGTGACTTGGACTAATGCCCAAAAAAGAGAAGAAAAATTATGTTTATATGGATATCCGGCCAAATGA
- a CDS encoding MBL fold metallo-hydrolase: MQIKCIPAGPLSTNCYIVSDKAEALIIDPGGDFETIVNYLNDVGVTPEAILLTHAHFDHIGAVSQLRSYFGSDVYLHASEQSWLEDPVLNGSLTFMRTEITTATAEYSLVPGNLQIGTFSFEVIHTPGHSPGSVSFLFHNASFIVSGDVLFNGGIGRTDLPGGDIKQLERSIRESLYQLPDVYTVYPGHGPETTIGNEKRQNPFFTL; the protein is encoded by the coding sequence ATGCAAATTAAATGTATTCCTGCAGGGCCGTTGAGCACGAATTGCTACATTGTAAGCGACAAGGCGGAGGCACTTATTATTGATCCGGGTGGGGATTTTGAAACTATAGTCAATTATTTGAATGATGTAGGCGTAACACCTGAAGCCATCCTACTGACGCATGCACATTTTGATCATATCGGTGCTGTAAGTCAATTGAGATCTTATTTCGGAAGCGATGTTTATCTGCATGCCAGTGAACAATCATGGCTGGAGGACCCGGTCTTAAATGGTTCGTTGACGTTTATGAGAACAGAAATCACTACAGCAACAGCAGAATATTCACTTGTCCCGGGAAACCTTCAGATAGGAACGTTTTCTTTTGAAGTGATTCATACACCTGGTCATTCACCAGGAAGTGTAAGCTTTCTGTTTCATAATGCATCTTTTATCGTCAGTGGGGATGTATTATTTAATGGGGGCATTGGACGTACAGATTTACCCGGTGGTGACATAAAACAGCTAGAACGGAGTATACGTGAGTCACTGTATCAGCTACCTGACGTTTACACTGTTTATCCCGGTCACGGCCCAGAAACAACAATCGGCAACGAAAAGCGGCAGAATCCTTTCTTTACACTTTAA
- a CDS encoding YqgQ family protein → MKTIYDVRQLLKRFGTVIYVGDRLADLELMEDEIKELYQSQCIDTKEYQMALLLLREEASRLRDEKGLNG, encoded by the coding sequence ATGAAAACGATTTATGATGTACGACAGTTATTGAAACGATTTGGAACAGTGATCTATGTAGGTGACAGGTTGGCAGATTTGGAATTGATGGAAGATGAGATAAAAGAATTGTACCAGTCACAGTGTATTGATACGAAAGAATATCAAATGGCCTTGCTACTTCTACGGGAAGAGGCATCACGCCTTCGTGATGAAAAGGGGTTGAACGGATGA
- the rpmG gene encoding 50S ribosomal protein L33 — MRVNITLACTETGDRNYISTKNKRKNPERLELMKYSPRLKKHTLHRETK, encoded by the coding sequence ATGCGCGTAAATATTACACTTGCTTGTACTGAAACAGGCGACCGTAACTATATCTCGACAAAAAATAAGCGTAAGAACCCAGAGCGTTTGGAGCTAATGAAATATAGCCCGCGTCTGAAGAAACATACGCTTCACCGTGAAACGAAGTAG
- a CDS encoding helix-turn-helix transcriptional regulator, with protein MEQTLKVTNVMSDPTRYNIYQYMIKHHRNVSAAEIAKAFEIHTNVARLHLSKLEDVHMVESYSEKTGKGGRPSRRYHISDEVIELNFPYRDYKLLSSIAIESFAELGEAGQQALYNTGKKYGTNIINRDQQGHTSIELTTEQKLYILEDAGDMLGMYPEFHYNEAQNMITFTIKNCPFKEIALNNQATICHMHHAFLKGMLEALFEDIQLLETENMFEGCENCSYLAKLATV; from the coding sequence GTGGAACAAACGTTGAAAGTTACGAATGTAATGAGCGATCCGACTAGATACAACATTTATCAATACATGATTAAACACCACCGCAATGTTAGTGCGGCTGAAATAGCAAAAGCCTTTGAAATTCACACAAATGTGGCCAGGTTGCACTTATCTAAACTTGAGGATGTCCACATGGTTGAATCCTATTCTGAAAAAACCGGGAAAGGCGGACGTCCAAGCAGACGCTATCACATATCGGATGAAGTAATTGAACTTAACTTCCCATATCGAGATTATAAATTGCTTTCGTCCATAGCGATAGAATCATTTGCTGAACTTGGGGAAGCCGGACAGCAGGCATTGTATAACACAGGTAAAAAATATGGTACAAATATAATTAACAGAGATCAACAGGGGCACACATCCATTGAGCTTACTACAGAACAAAAGCTGTATATTTTGGAAGATGCTGGCGATATGCTTGGTATGTATCCCGAATTTCATTATAACGAGGCACAAAATATGATTACGTTCACCATTAAGAACTGCCCGTTTAAGGAAATTGCCCTTAATAATCAGGCAACGATTTGTCATATGCATCATGCCTTTTTGAAAGGAATGCTTGAAGCATTATTTGAAGATATTCAACTCTTGGAGACAGAAAACATGTTTGAGGGCTGTGAAAATTGCTCATATCTGGCAAAACTTGCAACTGTTTAA
- a CDS encoding ROK family glucokinase: MMANLLIAVDIGGTSIKLGMVDQNGNILNKWSILTNDESNAILSDVWESIYKKIVELNISKKNILGIGVGVPGFIDSESGYVYQTVNINWRNVPLVKQLEELSGLPVFAENDANLAVLGENWKGAGNQAKNLIAVTLGTGVGGGVISNGSILSGTNGTAGEIGHMTVEPEGHPCNCGRRGCLETIASATGIVRQAMEKMDSNDETPLTLHYRKYQQVTAKDIFELSEEGDELCSEIIRHTASVLGLCLANTALVVNPAKILIGGGVAQAGETFIRQINVSFQQYALGRISNACEIKQAQLGNDAGIIGAAFLVKQKRKD; this comes from the coding sequence ATGATGGCTAATCTCTTGATTGCCGTTGATATTGGTGGGACTTCCATTAAATTGGGAATGGTCGATCAAAATGGGAATATATTGAATAAATGGTCTATATTGACCAATGATGAGAGTAACGCTATTCTTTCTGATGTATGGGAATCGATCTATAAAAAAATCGTTGAGTTGAATATATCAAAAAAGAATATTTTGGGAATTGGTGTTGGTGTTCCAGGTTTTATTGACAGTGAATCGGGCTACGTTTACCAGACTGTCAATATTAACTGGAGGAATGTCCCATTGGTCAAACAATTAGAGGAATTATCCGGGTTACCGGTATTTGCAGAAAATGATGCCAATCTTGCAGTGCTTGGTGAGAACTGGAAAGGTGCCGGTAATCAAGCGAAAAATCTGATAGCTGTCACGCTTGGTACAGGTGTTGGCGGCGGAGTCATATCCAATGGTAGCATTTTAAGTGGTACGAATGGAACTGCCGGGGAAATCGGGCATATGACGGTGGAGCCTGAAGGTCATCCGTGTAACTGTGGTCGCCGAGGGTGTCTTGAAACAATCGCATCTGCTACTGGAATAGTTCGTCAAGCAATGGAAAAGATGGATTCAAATGACGAAACCCCACTGACATTACATTACCGAAAATATCAGCAGGTTACCGCGAAAGATATTTTCGAGCTTAGCGAAGAAGGTGACGAGCTCTGCAGTGAGATAATCAGACATACTGCTTCTGTTCTTGGACTATGTCTTGCTAATACCGCCCTAGTTGTTAACCCTGCAAAAATCCTTATTGGCGGTGGTGTGGCTCAGGCTGGAGAAACATTTATCCGTCAGATTAATGTTTCTTTTCAGCAATATGCACTTGGGAGAATTAGCAATGCGTGTGAAATAAAACAAGCACAGTTAGGGAATGACGCCGGTATCATTGGTGCCGCCTTTTTAGTGAAACAAAAAAGAAAAGATTGA
- a CDS encoding DUF2626 domain-containing protein has protein sequence MDRMFRVLAFWTGIFTVMFYVGDMHKTAVLFLVQTAFFLTVSYLKLSERMYMYLFGAYCTLFFVGFTWYSEFILVPGFE, from the coding sequence ATGGATCGAATGTTTCGCGTCCTTGCCTTTTGGACAGGTATTTTCACCGTCATGTTTTATGTAGGAGACATGCATAAGACGGCCGTATTATTCCTTGTTCAAACGGCATTTTTCCTGACAGTAAGCTATCTGAAATTATCTGAGCGCATGTATATGTATTTATTCGGAGCTTATTGTACATTATTTTTTGTTGGATTCACTTGGTATTCAGAATTTATATTAGTGCCAGGATTCGAATAA